The following is a genomic window from Desulforegula conservatrix Mb1Pa.
GCTTTATCGTCACATAAGGATCTCCTGACCTCGTGGTCAGAATCTTCAGGGTCGGATTAATCTGGGTTTTGCAGCCAAGCATCTCCAGGAAATGCGATATGGTACTTTCCGAAAAGTCTGTTTCCTCTGAATTCTGTTCCGGGAATTCCAGTACCCTTATGCCTGATTCTTTAAGTGCTTTTACATTGTCTTGGGACAGTTCGCTGTCAGCCAGAACAAATATCTGCCCATCCGGGGAGTAAATTGTATCAGCCGTAATATCAGTATTTTGGCCATCTTCCATGGCTATTGAATGCTGGGCGTTTTCTGAATAACTGTACCCAAGAGCTATGGAGAGATTTGCATAAAGCTGGCTCTGGACGCTGAAGGTGACAGTTTCGGTTTCATCAACAAAATAGTCTTTTTGTGGTTCTTTGGTATCTTTCTTTCCGCCACCCATTTCCTTAAGCAGAACACCTTTTACATGTTTCAGATAGTCGATGAAAAAAGCATGGGATTTTTTGCTGTCATCTGCAAGTGGAGTCAGAAACACTTTTTTTTCAGAACTTGTTCTTCCTGGAACAAAAAGCCATTCCGGCATTATTTCTATCAGGGCATTGTCTGAATTCAGAATTACCGGAGCGCCCGGCTTTCTGAGCACGGATGCGGAGGCCATGGAATCAATTATGCCTTCGACTGTGCCTGTTTTGTCGGCATCAATTATGGATGTGTCTGGCATGGCTTTTTTTATTGCTGCTTTGTCTGAATCTGTGATTGATTCATAGTTCTCGCAAAACAGGACCTTCCCACCGCCTTCAACATCAATCATCGGGTCTTTGCTCAGGTCTATTTTGTGCACACCGCCATCAGGCTTTGGAATAAAATACTGGCCTGTCTTGTATATTTTTCCTCCGACGAGGGATGCAAATTTTTCCATTGGAGGAGGCTCCGCTGATTGCAACGGGCTCGGACTTTTTTTGAGCAGCGGCTGTTCTTCAATTTTTTGTACGGTTTTTTTTTCAGGATGGGGACTGCCCTTGGTCTCATACATGGATTTGAACCAGGGCTGAGTTTTAATGCTGGCTTTGGGAACGACAATTTTCTCGCCAGCACTGATCTGATCGAGGCTTGTAATTTCAGGGTTGAGTTTTTTGAAAAGATCTAATCCTCGTTTTTCCTCTTCAGGACTTGATGGCTGGAAATATTTATCAATAATACCTGATACGTTATCTCCTTCCTTTATTGTATGTTCTTCTGTGTGAGCTTCGAGCATTTCGCCGAAACTGGTCAGAGACACAAGGGGTATGCTGACAACGCCGGTTGATTGTCCTGGCAAAGAATTTGGAGTAAGTTTCTTAAGTGGTATGTATATTTCATCATTCTGGCGGATCAGGTTTATGTCTGATATCCTTGGGTTTATACTCTGAAAAATGCGGAAAAACTCGGGGAAATCATTTGCCGAGATCTCCCCTTTTTCACGAAGAAGTTTTATTACGCTGTCGTCCTTTCTTACAGTATAAGGCTCGCAAAGGATTTCAACCCCGCCGTAATTTGCAACAAGATATTTTTTATAGAGAATGGACGCCCCGGCCTGTGAAACCGGAGCGACACATGAAAATATCATTGCTGCTAAAAGAAAAGCTTCTTTTTTTGTCAT
Proteins encoded in this region:
- a CDS encoding LysM peptidoglycan-binding domain-containing protein, yielding MTKKEAFLLAAMIFSCVAPVSQAGASILYKKYLVANYGGVEILCEPYTVRKDDSVIKLLREKGEISANDFPEFFRIFQSINPRISDINLIRQNDEIYIPLKKLTPNSLPGQSTGVVSIPLVSLTSFGEMLEAHTEEHTIKEGDNVSGIIDKYFQPSSPEEEKRGLDLFKKLNPEITSLDQISAGEKIVVPKASIKTQPWFKSMYETKGSPHPEKKTVQKIEEQPLLKKSPSPLQSAEPPPMEKFASLVGGKIYKTGQYFIPKPDGGVHKIDLSKDPMIDVEGGGKVLFCENYESITDSDKAAIKKAMPDTSIIDADKTGTVEGIIDSMASASVLRKPGAPVILNSDNALIEIMPEWLFVPGRTSSEKKVFLTPLADDSKKSHAFFIDYLKHVKGVLLKEMGGGKKDTKEPQKDYFVDETETVTFSVQSQLYANLSIALGYSYSENAQHSIAMEDGQNTDITADTIYSPDGQIFVLADSELSQDNVKALKESGIRVLEFPEQNSEETDFSESTISHFLEMLGCKTQINPTLKILTTRSGDPYVTIKPAGVHARTPRNTEYIITKGKFASPVTAALQQTGIKTVILSFNSFY